The following are encoded in a window of Amycolatopsis lexingtonensis genomic DNA:
- a CDS encoding alpha/beta fold hydrolase — MGIRTTLPAVVAVLAAGLPAAAHAADGAPACPAAASCADGQLADGTPYSFAKPSGWNGTVLVDLDFAAGGLSSGLTASLLKHGYAVGGTTRTVTGWNIARAIDNQAEALGRFETAFGPARYAIAEGRSMGGMVAAGVAQVHPDRFDAAVPMCGGLGGAVGQWNQKLDTVFTLKTLLFRDTALPVTSIPADVPGTQQQWVSAMTSAQATPAGRARIALAAAIGQVPGWGLAADGTPTPVPAPRDADGVEQGMFLALAGGPLPYLGQAMSSRRAIEQLAGGNPSWNTGIDYARQLSTAAPEQQNAVRRLYARAGLDLGADLGRLAAEPRVAADPAAVRYLEHGIVFTGDLRIPVLTVNGTGDQISTVAQQQSYGTLVARAGNASLLRQTYVQTAGHCTYTTGEQQAAIDRMLTRLRSGHWPDTAPETMNHLSTAADGGPGRYLPYVPPRFNRMYSTAAGS; from the coding sequence ATGGGTATCAGAACGACGTTGCCGGCCGTGGTCGCCGTCTTGGCCGCCGGCCTGCCCGCCGCCGCGCACGCGGCGGACGGTGCCCCGGCCTGTCCCGCCGCGGCGAGCTGCGCCGACGGGCAGCTGGCCGACGGCACGCCGTACAGCTTCGCCAAGCCGTCCGGCTGGAACGGAACCGTGCTGGTGGACCTCGACTTCGCCGCGGGCGGGTTGTCGAGCGGGCTGACCGCGAGCCTGCTGAAGCACGGCTACGCGGTGGGCGGCACCACGCGCACGGTCACCGGCTGGAACATCGCGCGAGCCATCGACAACCAGGCCGAAGCGCTCGGCCGCTTCGAAACCGCGTTCGGCCCGGCGCGGTACGCGATCGCCGAGGGCCGCTCGATGGGCGGCATGGTCGCCGCCGGGGTCGCCCAGGTGCACCCGGACCGCTTCGACGCGGCCGTCCCGATGTGCGGCGGCCTCGGTGGCGCGGTGGGGCAGTGGAACCAGAAGCTGGACACCGTCTTCACGCTCAAGACGTTGCTCTTCCGCGACACCGCCCTGCCGGTCACGAGCATCCCCGCCGACGTCCCCGGCACTCAGCAGCAGTGGGTTTCGGCGATGACGTCGGCCCAGGCCACCCCGGCGGGCCGGGCCCGGATCGCGCTCGCGGCGGCGATCGGCCAGGTGCCGGGCTGGGGCCTGGCCGCCGACGGCACGCCGACCCCGGTCCCGGCCCCCCGCGACGCGGACGGCGTCGAGCAGGGGATGTTCCTCGCGCTCGCGGGCGGCCCGCTGCCGTACCTCGGGCAGGCGATGAGCAGCCGCCGCGCGATCGAGCAGCTGGCGGGCGGCAACCCGTCGTGGAACACCGGCATCGACTACGCGCGCCAGCTCTCGACGGCCGCGCCGGAACAGCAGAACGCCGTACGCCGGCTGTACGCGCGGGCCGGGCTCGACCTGGGCGCCGACCTCGGCCGGCTTGCCGCCGAACCCCGCGTGGCCGCCGATCCCGCCGCCGTCCGCTACCTCGAGCACGGCATCGTGTTCACCGGCGACCTGCGGATCCCGGTCCTCACGGTCAACGGCACCGGCGACCAGATCTCGACCGTCGCCCAGCAGCAGTCCTACGGCACGCTGGTCGCGCGGGCGGGCAACGCGTCACTGCTGCGGCAGACGTACGTGCAGACTGCGGGACACTGCACGTACACGACCGGCGAACAGCAGGCGGCGATCGACCGGATGCTGACCCGCCTGCGGAGCGGGCACTGGCCGGACACGGCACCGGAGACGATGAACCACCTCTCGACGGCCGCCGACGGCGGGCCGGGACGGTATCTGCCTTACGTGCCGCCGCGGTTCAACCGGATGTACTCCACCGCTGCCGGGTCCTAG
- a CDS encoding nitrate reductase subunit alpha encodes MSTRPVPANDHVPGHGPLLGVRRFLTKETVGDHGRTLHQIDAGAWESFYRDRWSYDKVVRSTHGVNCTGSCSWNVFVKDDLITWEHQATDYPTTGPDSPDYEPRGCPRGASFSWYEYSPSRVRHPYVRGSLLTMFRAGLKRFGDPVAAWADIVEDPRKAEAYKGQRGRGGFVRATLDEATAMVAAAHVYTTKTFGPDRVVGFSPIPAMSMASFAAGTRYHALLGGTLLSFYDWYADLPVASPQVWGDQTDVPEAGDWWNATYLIMWGSNIPVTRTPDAHFLAEARYRGTKVVAVSPDYADNVKFADDWLAPHPGTDGALAMAMGHVVLTEFFRDRQVPYFTDYVRSYTDLPFLVTLREREPGVYTSDRFLTAADLGDTTESAEHKTVLLDDATGGPVVPNGSLGFRYGAEGEGRWNLDLGTVVPALGVLDHATGQVAVDLARFDAGETEGGTTMRRGVPVVRVGEHLVTGVFDLVMAQYGVRRGGLPGEWPTGYDDAEAPNTPAWQERITGVPAALATKIGREFARNAERSHGRSLIAMGAGANQWFHSDMTYRAFIALVTLTGCQGVNGGGWAHYVGQEKARPVTGQQHLSFAFDWQRPMRHQASTPFWYLHTDQWRYEKVPADELASPLGEGRLAGMTFADTVAAAQRMGWSPGHPAFDRNPLDLTDEAAAAGVSTAEHIVGELKAGRLTAVADDPDDPANFPRCLTLWRANLLGSSGKGNEFFMKHLLGVDSLASAEECGPGERPRDVAWRDEAPTGKLDLLTTIDFRMTNTGLHSDIVLPAATWYEKHDISTTDMHPFVHAFSPAVAPPADVRTDYDAFLAIADKVSEYAVTHLGTRRDVLAAPLQHDTPDELATPSGRVRDWRRGECEPIPGVTMPKLVEVERDYTLIGAKMRAVGPLLDKLGTTTKGITVDVTPELAYLRHRNGVVGHGPFADRPSLSTADRMCEAILALSGTTNGRLAHEGFLQLEKRTGQPFTDLVEGHETDHVTYAATQQAPQPVFTSPEWSGSEKGGRRYSPFTINVERHKPWHTLTGRQHFFVEHDWVAELGEHLPGYRPPLNMARHFGKPGELADGGVTVRFLTPHAKWSIHSMYHDNELMLALSRGGPVIWMSVQDAAKIGVADNDWIEAVNRNGVVVARAVVSHRMPEGTVFQYHSPERTVNVPKTEKSGQGKGKRGGYHNSMTRLLVKPTHLAGGHAQLTYAFNYYGPIGSQRDEITVIRRRSQEVEY; translated from the coding sequence TTGTCCACTCGACCAGTTCCGGCGAACGACCACGTTCCCGGGCACGGACCGCTACTGGGCGTCCGCCGCTTCCTGACCAAGGAGACCGTCGGCGACCACGGGCGCACCCTGCACCAGATCGACGCGGGCGCCTGGGAGTCCTTCTACCGCGACCGGTGGAGCTACGACAAGGTCGTGCGCTCCACCCACGGCGTCAACTGCACCGGGTCGTGCTCGTGGAACGTCTTCGTCAAGGACGACCTCATCACCTGGGAGCACCAGGCCACCGACTACCCCACGACCGGCCCGGACAGCCCGGACTACGAACCTCGCGGCTGCCCGCGCGGCGCGTCGTTCTCCTGGTACGAGTACTCGCCGTCTCGGGTCCGGCACCCCTACGTGCGGGGCTCGCTGCTCACCATGTTCCGGGCGGGGTTGAAGCGGTTCGGTGACCCGGTCGCGGCCTGGGCCGACATCGTCGAAGACCCGCGCAAGGCCGAGGCCTACAAGGGACAGCGCGGCCGCGGCGGGTTCGTGCGGGCGACGCTGGACGAGGCGACGGCGATGGTGGCCGCCGCGCACGTGTACACCACCAAGACCTTCGGGCCGGACCGCGTGGTCGGGTTCTCGCCGATCCCCGCCATGTCGATGGCGTCCTTCGCCGCCGGGACCCGCTACCACGCGCTGCTCGGCGGGACGCTGCTCTCGTTCTACGACTGGTACGCCGACCTGCCGGTCGCCTCGCCGCAGGTGTGGGGCGACCAGACCGACGTCCCCGAGGCCGGCGACTGGTGGAACGCGACCTACCTGATCATGTGGGGCTCCAACATCCCGGTCACCCGCACCCCGGACGCCCACTTCCTCGCCGAGGCCCGCTACCGCGGCACCAAAGTCGTCGCGGTCAGCCCCGACTACGCCGACAACGTCAAGTTCGCCGACGACTGGCTGGCCCCGCACCCCGGCACCGACGGCGCGCTCGCGATGGCCATGGGCCACGTCGTGCTCACCGAGTTCTTCCGCGACCGCCAGGTCCCGTACTTCACCGACTACGTGCGCTCCTACACCGACCTGCCGTTCCTGGTCACGCTGCGCGAGCGCGAGCCCGGCGTCTACACCAGCGACCGGTTCCTCACCGCCGCCGACCTGGGTGACACCACCGAAAGCGCGGAGCACAAGACCGTCCTGCTCGACGACGCCACCGGCGGACCCGTCGTGCCCAACGGCTCGCTCGGGTTCCGGTACGGCGCCGAGGGCGAGGGCCGCTGGAACCTCGACCTCGGCACCGTCGTCCCGGCGCTCGGGGTGCTGGACCACGCCACCGGGCAGGTCGCCGTCGACCTCGCCCGCTTCGACGCCGGCGAGACCGAGGGCGGCACCACGATGCGCCGCGGCGTTCCGGTCGTCCGGGTCGGCGAGCACCTGGTCACCGGCGTGTTCGACCTGGTCATGGCCCAGTACGGTGTCCGCCGGGGCGGCCTGCCCGGCGAGTGGCCGACCGGCTACGACGACGCCGAAGCCCCGAACACCCCGGCCTGGCAGGAGCGCATCACCGGCGTGCCCGCGGCGCTCGCCACGAAGATCGGGCGCGAGTTCGCCCGCAATGCCGAGCGCAGCCACGGCCGGTCCCTGATCGCCATGGGCGCGGGCGCGAACCAGTGGTTCCACTCCGACATGACCTACCGCGCGTTCATCGCGCTGGTCACCCTCACCGGCTGCCAGGGCGTCAACGGCGGTGGCTGGGCGCACTACGTCGGCCAGGAGAAGGCCCGGCCGGTCACCGGCCAGCAGCACCTGAGCTTCGCCTTCGACTGGCAGCGCCCGATGCGCCACCAGGCGAGCACGCCGTTCTGGTACCTGCACACCGACCAGTGGCGGTACGAGAAAGTTCCCGCCGACGAGCTGGCGTCCCCGCTGGGGGAGGGCCGGCTGGCCGGGATGACCTTCGCCGACACCGTCGCGGCCGCGCAGCGGATGGGCTGGTCGCCCGGGCACCCGGCGTTCGACCGCAACCCCCTCGACCTGACCGACGAAGCCGCCGCGGCGGGGGTGAGCACCGCCGAGCACATCGTCGGCGAGCTGAAGGCGGGACGGCTCACGGCCGTCGCCGACGACCCCGACGACCCCGCGAACTTCCCGCGCTGCCTGACCCTGTGGCGGGCCAACCTGCTCGGCTCGTCCGGCAAGGGCAACGAGTTCTTCATGAAGCACCTGCTCGGCGTCGACTCGCTGGCCTCGGCCGAGGAGTGCGGGCCCGGTGAGCGGCCGCGTGACGTGGCGTGGCGGGACGAGGCGCCCACCGGCAAGCTCGACCTGCTCACCACGATCGACTTCCGGATGACCAACACCGGCCTGCACTCCGACATCGTGCTGCCCGCGGCCACCTGGTACGAAAAGCACGACATCTCCACGACCGACATGCACCCGTTCGTGCACGCGTTCTCCCCGGCGGTCGCGCCGCCGGCCGACGTGCGCACCGACTACGACGCCTTCCTGGCCATCGCCGACAAGGTCAGCGAGTACGCGGTCACCCACCTCGGCACGCGCCGGGACGTGCTGGCCGCGCCCTTGCAGCACGACACCCCCGACGAGCTGGCGACGCCGTCGGGCCGGGTGCGTGACTGGCGCCGCGGCGAGTGCGAGCCGATCCCCGGCGTGACCATGCCGAAGCTCGTCGAGGTCGAGCGGGACTACACCCTGATCGGCGCCAAGATGCGCGCGGTCGGCCCGCTGCTGGACAAGCTCGGCACGACGACCAAGGGCATCACCGTCGACGTCACCCCGGAGCTGGCGTACCTGCGCCACCGGAACGGCGTCGTCGGCCACGGCCCCTTCGCGGACCGGCCGTCACTGTCCACAGCGGACCGGATGTGCGAGGCGATCCTCGCCCTGTCCGGCACCACCAACGGCCGCCTCGCCCACGAAGGCTTCCTGCAGCTGGAAAAGCGGACCGGGCAGCCGTTCACCGACCTCGTCGAAGGCCACGAGACCGACCACGTCACCTACGCGGCCACCCAGCAGGCGCCACAGCCGGTGTTCACCAGCCCGGAGTGGTCCGGCTCGGAAAAGGGCGGCCGCCGGTACTCGCCGTTCACCATCAACGTCGAGCGGCACAAGCCGTGGCACACGCTTACCGGGCGGCAGCACTTCTTCGTCGAGCACGACTGGGTCGCCGAACTGGGCGAGCACCTGCCCGGCTACCGGCCGCCGCTGAACATGGCGCGCCACTTCGGCAAGCCCGGCGAGCTTGCTGATGGCGGCGTCACCGTCCGGTTCCTCACGCCGCACGCGAAGTGGTCGATCCACTCGATGTACCACGACAACGAGCTGATGCTCGCGCTTTCGCGCGGCGGGCCGGTGATCTGGATGAGCGTCCAGGACGCCGCGAAGATCGGCGTCGCGGACAACGACTGGATCGAAGCGGTCAACCGCAACGGCGTCGTCGTGGCGCGCGCGGTGGTCAGCCACCGGATGCCCGAGGGCACGGTGTTCCAGTACCACTCGCCCGAGCGCACGGTGAACGTCCCGAAGACCGAGAAATCCGGCCAGGGCAAGGGAAAGCGCGGCGGCTACCACAACTCGATGACCCGGCTGCTGGTCAAGCCCACGCACCTCGCGGGCGGGCACGCCCAGCTGACCTACGCCTTCAACTACTACGGCCCCATCGGCAGCCAACGCGACGAGATCACCGTCATCCGGCGGCGCAGCCAGGAAGTGGAGTACTGA
- a CDS encoding ferritin-like domain-containing protein: MDTRGAHAIDTIDDLRRHLQWAIELEHATIPPYLCALYSLDAARNPEATQVVGTVLAEEMIHLALAANLLNAVGGEPKLDTPELLPPYPHPLPHGDRSVHVHLVPFGPEALELFLRIEQPESADAPPQADEYRTIGQFYAAIEQGLRKLCDELGEEQVFTGDPARQIGELHLRGGGGEVLPVHDLKSASAALAEIVEQGEGAARTDVWDGDRDVFHPDREEVAHYFRFQELKVGRRYQTGDTPQSGPTGEQIAVDFDGVLPMRPDPRTADYPAGSPIRVAQEEFNQTYCLLLFQLEEAFNGSPGGMMDAVGTMFALRKQAQALMKLPTGDGTTTAGPTFEYVPPEQRN; this comes from the coding sequence ATGGACACCCGTGGCGCCCACGCCATCGACACGATCGACGATCTCCGCCGCCACCTGCAGTGGGCGATCGAACTCGAGCACGCGACGATCCCGCCGTACCTGTGCGCGCTGTACTCGCTGGACGCGGCGCGCAACCCCGAAGCCACCCAGGTCGTCGGCACGGTCCTCGCCGAGGAGATGATCCACCTGGCCCTGGCCGCGAACCTGCTCAACGCCGTCGGCGGCGAGCCGAAGCTCGACACGCCGGAGCTGCTGCCGCCGTACCCGCACCCGCTGCCCCACGGCGACCGGTCCGTGCACGTCCACCTGGTCCCGTTCGGCCCCGAGGCGCTGGAGCTGTTCCTGCGCATCGAGCAGCCGGAGTCGGCGGACGCGCCGCCGCAGGCCGACGAGTACCGCACGATCGGGCAGTTCTACGCCGCGATCGAGCAGGGGCTGCGCAAGCTGTGCGACGAGCTGGGCGAGGAGCAGGTGTTCACCGGCGACCCGGCCCGCCAGATCGGCGAGCTCCACCTCCGCGGCGGCGGTGGCGAGGTGCTCCCGGTCCACGACCTGAAGTCCGCGTCGGCCGCGCTGGCGGAAATCGTCGAGCAGGGCGAAGGCGCCGCGCGCACCGACGTGTGGGACGGCGACCGTGACGTCTTCCACCCCGACCGGGAGGAGGTCGCGCACTACTTCCGGTTCCAGGAGCTGAAGGTGGGCCGCCGCTACCAGACCGGCGACACCCCGCAGTCCGGCCCGACCGGCGAGCAGATCGCGGTCGACTTCGACGGTGTGCTGCCGATGCGGCCCGACCCGCGGACCGCCGACTACCCGGCAGGCAGCCCGATCCGCGTCGCGCAGGAGGAGTTCAACCAGACGTACTGCCTGCTGCTCTTCCAGCTGGAGGAGGCGTTCAACGGCAGCCCGGGCGGGATGATGGACGCGGTCGGCACGATGTTCGCGCTGCGCAAGCAGGCACAGGCGTTGATGAAGCTGCCCACCGGCGACGGGACGACGACGGCGGGCCCGACGTTCGAGTACGTGCCGCCGGAGCAGCGCAACTGA
- a CDS encoding SDR family oxidoreductase translates to MKIVVIGGSGLIGSKLVRKLTAHGHEAVPASPESGVNTLTGEGLAEVLAGAQVLVDVSNSPSFADDAVLDFFRTSTGNLLAAGEKAGVGHHVALSVVGTERLAESGYFRAKIAQEKLIKESGRPYSIVHATQFFEFVGSIAQSATEGNTVRLSDARIQPMAADDVATAVGRVAAGTPLNGTVEVAGPEQFGLDELIRTGLAFRGDPREVVTDPDARYFGALLDKDMLLPGPGAQPADTRFADWLPLNPPPAK, encoded by the coding sequence ATGAAGATCGTCGTGATCGGCGGCAGCGGGCTGATCGGCTCGAAGCTCGTCCGGAAGCTGACCGCACACGGCCACGAAGCGGTCCCCGCGTCACCCGAATCGGGCGTGAACACGCTGACCGGCGAGGGGCTGGCCGAAGTGCTGGCGGGCGCCCAGGTCCTGGTCGACGTCTCGAACTCGCCGTCGTTCGCCGACGACGCCGTGCTGGACTTCTTCCGCACCTCCACCGGGAACCTCCTCGCCGCCGGGGAGAAGGCCGGGGTGGGCCATCACGTCGCGTTGTCGGTCGTCGGCACCGAGCGGCTCGCCGAAAGCGGTTACTTCCGCGCGAAGATCGCGCAGGAGAAGCTCATCAAGGAGTCCGGGCGGCCGTACTCGATCGTGCACGCCACGCAGTTCTTCGAGTTCGTGGGCAGCATCGCCCAGTCGGCGACCGAGGGGAACACCGTCCGCCTGTCGGACGCGCGCATCCAGCCGATGGCCGCCGACGACGTGGCCACCGCGGTCGGCCGGGTCGCCGCCGGCACCCCGCTGAACGGCACCGTCGAGGTGGCCGGTCCCGAGCAGTTCGGTCTCGACGAGCTGATCCGCACCGGGCTGGCCTTCCGCGGCGACCCGCGCGAGGTCGTCACCGACCCGGACGCGCGCTACTTCGGTGCCCTGCTGGACAAGGACATGCTCCTGCCCGGCCCCGGCGCGCAGCCGGCCGACACCCGGTTCGCCGACTGGCTGCCGCTCAACCCGCCGCCGGCCAAGTGA
- a CDS encoding RNA polymerase sigma-70 factor: MADSGVGAELGDVAGLESATAVFTRLRPRLFGIAYRMLSSVTEAEDLVQEVWLRWQAYDRSTVASPEAFLATTTTRLAINVLQSARKRRETYIGPWLPEPVDTGADPYLGAERGEALEFAALLLMEKLTPGERAAYVLREAFDYSYAEIADILSSTDAAVRQLVSRARKHLKSERQASVPAAEQRELLATFLAAARSGDMAELERLFTPDVTSLSDGNGRKGIARTPVVGAARVAKFLHAISTWFWDEVEVRWTVTNGQTSAVLVQNGVVYGLLTIGATADGIDQVLWLVNPDKNKAVSSAG; the protein is encoded by the coding sequence GTGGCGGATTCCGGAGTGGGTGCCGAACTCGGCGACGTGGCCGGTCTCGAATCGGCCACGGCGGTGTTCACGCGGCTGCGGCCGCGCTTGTTCGGGATCGCCTACCGCATGCTGAGCAGCGTCACCGAGGCCGAGGACCTGGTGCAGGAGGTCTGGCTGCGGTGGCAGGCCTACGACCGGTCCACTGTGGCCAGTCCGGAGGCCTTCCTGGCGACCACCACCACCCGGCTGGCCATCAACGTCCTCCAGTCGGCGCGGAAACGGCGGGAGACCTACATCGGGCCGTGGCTGCCCGAGCCGGTCGACACCGGCGCGGACCCGTACCTGGGTGCCGAGCGCGGGGAAGCCCTGGAGTTCGCGGCCCTGCTGCTGATGGAGAAGCTCACCCCCGGCGAACGCGCGGCCTACGTGCTGCGGGAAGCCTTCGATTACTCCTACGCGGAAATCGCCGACATCCTCTCCTCGACCGACGCCGCGGTGCGCCAGCTCGTCAGCCGGGCCCGCAAGCACCTGAAGAGCGAGCGGCAGGCGTCGGTGCCCGCGGCCGAGCAGCGGGAGCTGCTGGCCACGTTCCTCGCCGCCGCGCGGTCCGGCGACATGGCCGAGCTGGAGCGGCTCTTCACGCCGGACGTCACCAGCCTGTCCGACGGCAACGGCCGCAAGGGCATCGCCCGCACGCCGGTCGTGGGCGCGGCGCGGGTGGCGAAGTTCCTGCACGCGATCTCCACCTGGTTCTGGGACGAGGTCGAGGTCCGCTGGACGGTCACGAACGGGCAGACGTCCGCCGTGCTCGTGCAGAACGGCGTCGTGTACGGCCTGCTCACGATCGGCGCCACCGCCGACGGCATCGACCAGGTGCTGTGGCTGGTCAACCCGGACAAGAACAAAGCGGTGTCGTCGGCGGGCTGA
- a CDS encoding transporter substrate-binding domain-containing protein: MRSSLRRRSRSAILAAAAFGLAATGCTVGGGSPSLATGTNLPVVPALHDALPQAIKDAGVLRFAGDSHPPYRTVAPDGTVTGIDADFQAALGQVLGVKTQTLVVAGLPAALQGMLADRYDAFNGPVKVTAEREKQFDTITWMTTRTAYVFPTDSTAGIARVEDLCGKRIAVVTASVVEEQLNKLSRFCTDSKRKATQTVGLDDTDATLLATRSGRADAAGMTEAAAIDVTQRQGGNKYVTQTEAQGASKDDLALYVPKSSGLGPVLQKAFEELFENGTYVGIMSRWGLNQVAVPKPVFNAATPR, from the coding sequence GTGCGATCTTCACTTCGCCGACGAAGCCGGAGTGCGATCCTCGCGGCGGCCGCCTTCGGGCTGGCCGCCACCGGGTGCACGGTGGGTGGCGGCTCCCCGAGCCTGGCCACCGGGACGAACCTCCCGGTGGTGCCGGCCTTGCACGACGCCCTGCCGCAGGCGATCAAGGACGCCGGGGTGCTCCGGTTCGCCGGTGACTCCCACCCGCCCTACCGCACGGTGGCGCCGGACGGCACGGTCACCGGGATCGACGCCGACTTCCAGGCCGCGCTCGGCCAGGTGCTCGGCGTCAAGACGCAGACCCTCGTCGTCGCCGGGCTGCCGGCCGCGCTGCAGGGCATGCTGGCCGACCGGTACGACGCGTTCAACGGCCCGGTCAAGGTCACCGCCGAGCGCGAGAAGCAGTTCGACACGATCACCTGGATGACCACCCGCACCGCCTACGTCTTCCCCACGGACTCGACGGCCGGGATCGCGCGGGTCGAAGACCTCTGCGGCAAGCGCATCGCGGTGGTGACCGCCAGCGTCGTCGAAGAGCAGCTGAACAAGCTGTCCCGGTTCTGCACCGACAGCAAGCGGAAAGCAACGCAGACCGTCGGCCTCGACGACACCGACGCCACCCTGCTGGCCACCCGCTCGGGCCGTGCGGACGCCGCGGGGATGACCGAAGCCGCGGCGATCGACGTCACCCAGCGGCAGGGCGGGAACAAGTACGTCACGCAGACCGAAGCGCAAGGGGCGAGCAAGGACGATCTGGCGTTGTACGTCCCCAAGTCGTCCGGCCTGGGCCCGGTGCTGCAGAAGGCGTTCGAGGAGCTTTTCGAGAACGGCACCTACGTCGGGATCATGTCCCGCTGGGGGCTCAACCAGGTCGCGGTGCCGAAGCCGGTCTTCAACGCTGCCACCCCACGGTGA
- a CDS encoding nuclear transport factor 2 family protein, whose protein sequence is MRESRDRHDDVVRRFADACRRADVTGLTAVLAADAVATCDAGGHVPGPAGPVHGRAAVARLVVASLCGRPGAVLTVESVNGRTGLALRHTSRPVAVVGAETAGSRITTLWIVLNPAKLAGWHRGTPDTA, encoded by the coding sequence GTGCGCGAATCCCGTGATCGGCACGACGACGTCGTCCGCAGGTTCGCCGACGCCTGCCGCCGGGCGGACGTCACGGGGCTCACCGCCGTCCTGGCCGCCGACGCCGTCGCGACGTGCGACGCCGGCGGGCACGTCCCCGGCCCGGCCGGCCCGGTCCACGGCCGGGCGGCGGTCGCCCGGCTGGTCGTGGCATCGCTGTGCGGGCGCCCCGGTGCGGTGCTGACGGTCGAGTCCGTCAACGGCCGCACCGGCCTCGCCCTGCGCCACACCTCCCGCCCGGTCGCGGTCGTCGGTGCCGAGACGGCCGGGTCCCGGATCACGACGCTGTGGATCGTGCTCAACCCGGCCAAGCTGGCCGGCTGGCACCGCGGGACCCCGGATACCGCCTAG